In Acinetobacter wanghuae, the sequence GCATTGGTCGGCAGTAGCCTTGGTGGCTTTTATGCGACACATTTGGTCGCGAAGCATCATGTGCCGGCTGTACTGATTAATCCAGCAATGCGACCATGGCAATTGTTCCGCGAACTCTTTGATGAGGTATTGCCTTATCAAGTTCATCCAAATTGGTGCTTGGATGATTCAGATCTTGACCAACTCGAACAATTGGCCCTGCCAACTGCACAAGATGCAGACAAAATTTTAGTGCTATTGCAACAAGGCGATGAAGTTTTGGATTATCGTGAAGCACATCGCTATTATAGTGATGCTCGTCCACCTGCGATGATGATGACGGAAGCGCATGGTAATCATGGTATGGACGATTTTGCGGAGAAAATTCCGCTTGTTTTACAGTTTTTATTGGACTGCATAAAAAAGGAAACCGAATAACGTGTCTCAATATACGGCTCAATCTCTTGAAGTTTTATCTGGTTTAGATCCGGTGCGTCGTCGCCCGGGCATGTATACCGATACCACTCGTCCGAACCACTTG encodes:
- a CDS encoding YqiA/YcfP family alpha/beta fold hydrolase — protein: MNVIYLHGFKSSALSIKGQLLEKYCSNNPNINVHLPDLNQSPLHVIDQLSSLIESMNDVALVGSSLGGFYATHLVAKHHVPAVLINPAMRPWQLFRELFDEVLPYQVHPNWCLDDSDLDQLEQLALPTAQDADKILVLLQQGDEVLDYREAHRYYSDARPPAMMMTEAHGNHGMDDFAEKIPLVLQFLLDCIKKETE